Sequence from the Nilaparvata lugens isolate BPH chromosome 10, ASM1435652v1, whole genome shotgun sequence genome:
ataacaaaaattcaaattcaataaccAAATATAAGAACCTTGATAGAGCTAAGAGCAAATTATGTGAAGTAGTAAAActaattttgtaatgtaatgaGAGGATGATATTGAACTCTTTGAATCTAtgaataatgtaatatttatggATCATAATTCAAGAAAGTTTAGACACCTATCACGGCAATTTCCATCCAATTGAAAAATTAgttattttcatattcaatcaaTTGATTTTACTGTGATTAAATGAAAggtcaattttttattaatgaaagCAATACATTAGGTGTATGTATAATAATAGTCTGTTATAAATTCATAACTGTATGCAGAATTCTTATTACAGTGATGGATTTCTGAACATCAGTGGTGTAGAGAAAATGAAGTGTAATggcaaaaaattattaaataattatttattggagtctACATAAAAAATTGGGtgtcaattgaaaatatttactcaGGCGAAAATATAAGAGGAATAAGCGAACCACATAAGGTTTTGTGTGTGGAAAATTGAACTTGTTTAAGGACCTCTGTAGAAATAAATCTAAACCTTACTTTGCCGACACAAAGGACTTGATTGTGTGATAAAAATATGTTACTATAGGTAATCCAAGTCACACAACCCGAATTAAACCTTTGCGGTTTGGGTTGCGCGATTTTTGATCACTTTATATTAACGAACTAACTCACCAATCAGGTATATCAGTTATAGATGTCATAGATACCACATCGATAACAGGATTGCGTATACACGCGGctttgtaggaaccctgtaaAAATATAACAAATCTTCGAAATTTGCGCAAAGCTTACTTGGGTTTCAAATTAATAGGGGTGGATTAATCTGGAGGATGAATGCAAAACAGCAATACATTCATTCAATgagttgaaaatataaaaaaattattcaaattgtcGATGTTTTCCAAATGAAAGGCTTTCTGTAAACTGGTCATTTTTTCCTAAAGAAAACTCACCAATCCGGTATATCTGTAACCGAGGACATAGACATGACATCGGTCACGGGGTTCAGCAGCACGGCACATCTGAAAGATTcctgtaaaataaatatgagtTTTGTGCTAACTGAACACAAAAGGAAGTAGTTTAGAAAGCTAATTGCGCAGAACATTTAGATACAGTATTACCTTAAGGAACAACACAAACATCAGTGTCtgcataatttttatttatctatataagTTGAAAACCCCTTTTTTAATAACATTAAATTCATACTCATTTATAAAAGTTATGCATCTAGTAATTAGTTTTTAGTTATGCTGAACCCAAAGATTTGTGGATGGgtagtaatttttaattttgaactcCATAGCTTGCTAAATAGCAAGGTTggaatatgtttatatttttccaaataaattcGAAatcattttttctgttactGGATTGGTGtgttttcaagaaaatagaTAGATAAGTAAatgcatttttattttcactttacaGCATTAAAAGTGATGTGGACGAATTTAAGCCAATAAGAGCCCCTCTTCCACTTGGCCCATGAATAGGTGAGATCCCCAGGCAGAGCAACTATTTTGAGTAGGATACAACAAACATTCACATAAAATTAGCAagcataaatattattttatcaatatttgtggCTTTGAGCATCTACAGAGTTTTTAATAGCACTAGAAGAATTATCgttgatttattattgaatcctGTTGTTCATAGTATGCTAACCAAATTAATTGTGATAAAAACATGAACAGAATATATTCTCGAGTGATTGACTTATTGAATCTTTATGGATTGATGCAGAGTTCAATTTCATCCTTTCTATACGACTACAAGACAAATTATTAAGCTTCTCTAATGCTAGACCTGGTGCTACgcaatattatgttatttttgtcaaaatagtttatattattcattaaaaatccTGCACGAAAATACACATATTCCGGAACACAGATAAAAGATGAACAAGCACACATGAAACACATAAGACAAAATATGAATACGACGGAACTTAATCAGTTTATATAAAGACACTCCTATCTTAATCTTTTGTGTAAGAAAAAATGCAAgcttttcttttttcaaactGTGGATAAAGCTAATAAGATGAGGGTATTCAACTCAGCAAACTAACTAATTCGACATGGAGATATGTGCTCACTCGACGTAAAAAAGATGAGTCACTCACCGGATATTGCCCAATCAAATGAGCCGAGAGAAATCCACCATGCGATCCACCAAACAAAACCTTCCTTTTACTGTCGAATTTCAATGTTTCCATGCTGCAAAGCTCCTCAGCAATCTGCTGGCAATCCTTGACATCCGCATCTCCAATTTTTCCCAGCAAATAGTTGACACAATCCTCTCCCATACCAGTGGAGCCCCGGTAATTAACCATTATCACACCAAAACCTGTAAGTATAATCAcacttacaaaaaaataattcgAAAACAAGTTCAGGTGTTtagagaaaaatattataattactcaatttatttattcaagcacttattattaaaatgattgagAGAAAATTAGGCGAATCCCTTCTTTATTTCTCACCCGTATTCAAATTATTACGGTACCGTAGTTTAGACTCATGTTCTCCGGTTAATTTACTTTTCACATTTTAACATAATTTTCTTtgaacaaaatgtttataataggaatttagaaattaaaaagattagagaaataaaaatagagtgATACACTTGATAACCgtcaaaaacaaacaaaatcctAGATAGAAGATAGAACTCGTAAATGACATGGCATATCGTGAAAACAGCACATCAATAACAACGGTAAGATATTGATTGAAGAAGTGTTTGACCTAGCGGTTAGCATAATActcaataatacattaaaaatataatgtatatacagggtgtttcagaagtagtgtcgaacattttagggtgttgttcctggatgataggagactacaaatgtcgtatttgaagtgtccaaaactcagcggttatccttatagctgcagCTGCcttattgtttttttcacttgagaatttttatctcaagaacgaaatgttgtattgatctgaaatttggcatgaatatttatgctataaacattcaactttaaaaaataaaataaaaaatgttctatgtaaatattcaaaatggcggccattttaattttttatggcaaatttcacgaaaaccgttcactttacagaaaatttacaagagacaaaaaagttgtcaaattttatcaagatttcaaggataccttatttattaatattggtaagaataacagagaaattaattcttttcgtactgcatgcatgaccacttttcaccatttaaacatcaatattaaatttttaattccaattgtatttgagatgAAGCCTTGAAAATGGCTCCATAATATGGCCatacagctgattttacaatgtttttcagacgATCTTGTTTGTCTTGTGCAttcatgcagtacgaaaagaattgatttctctgttattctttgatcAATCTCTCTTAGTCGCAGtccgggcagtttaaacctacataattgtattttcaggatttgaatcttgtagggaaagctgGTGTTTTTGATTCGATGAACTGcgacagcctataattgaattctcaagacagaatccttcaggtaaccaatgccttaactcaacaactaacttcacaaacggttcaaggaaatacgggcctcgaaagaaaattcaaaatctatttatgtgaaaaacacatgcagccttgattcacagacccAAAGTCAACTCACTCTGGTTTGTAAAgcatggagctaaaaaccataatattgccttcacgaaacgtgataaaacacacgtttcatctttgtacattgtagatcttctcgctttatcaattaacatttaataattaaatccgcgaccagatttccaattcacaaatattatttcaaaaattgaatcaatcaatcaatatcaatcaataatcctttattgtcataaaacacAAAGTGTTGTAACAAAACAACAACTAtaggttttgatgtcatgtatgactctatataataataatttactatgaacataggattaatcagactatagaattattcataatcaatcagctgacaagtggattattcattgcatgcattacacagatgcctggagaagccggtgaacaggtgacaccagatacttgtggatgagaaaactgcgtgaagtatactgttcacagaactactagtgaataAGTAGTATTAAAAGCACaatattttgtataaattgttACCTAGTAGAGAGAATACAGCAGCATCGTtattgaaggcattgacaaaattTCCGTGTGGACCTCCATGCGGCCAGATGATCACGGGAAGAGTCGAACCATCGCTAACATCGGGCTTCAAATAAATTGCATTTAGATCTTTGAATCCATCTGAAAACAATAACGTAGGTAATCATTTTTTCCAAGTAAATAACAAATTAGCATTGTAGTATAACAAATAGTAATGTAACTTACTATCACCATCTTAAGACTCTTGAGTATACTGAGACACTATATTTCAGCCTaggaaatatttaatattcagtTAACATTTTttgacagacagacaaaagatatttattaaaaaaaatgcaatttacaaagtagaaatcttatgtactcattttcaatataaaacaacaacaaagaatgaAAACAACCACATGAATACACTAGGCCAaataaatctttagaaaatggtcCAACTATCAACAGCCTAGTTTTATCGATACTGAAACCATAAGTGGAATTAGAATTTGAAGTTAGAATTAGTTTGAAGTGGAATTAGAATTTGAACTGTTAGTTTTCGATAGGTGATGTTTATTCAAGTAGTTTAAGCTTACAATGCTTAGCTACAGGTTTTCTTTTTTGTAAAGGTTTGAATCCTTGATTCACGAGTGACTTATATAAACTTTCGACATTTTTTGATACAAGCCTTATAATACAATACTTatataacaaaaatattcatagtttaataaattatggtgattattttcaacaaattaaataaaaattggtTGATAAATCACCATCAAtaagatataaaaaatattattaacgCTTACTATCACCATCATAAGAGGCCTGAGTGTAGTGAACTCCATATTCCAGTTTTTCCAATCCAGGAAGTACTTCATATTCAGTCAGGTAGACCCAATCGATATTCTTTTCATTGCCTTCTTCAGGGAGTTTTGCAAAAACAAGTGTTTTTGGGTGTTTCGGACTACTCTTTGCGCATAAAACGTAATCATCATAAACGTCCAAAACCGAGAGACTGTAATCTGTACTAGAGTTCAATACAGTCACTTTTCCACTTTCTGGAAACAAATAACTTGTATTaggataaaaaattgaatttgattgagTTGATTAATAACATTTCTGCATCAAGAGTGAAATATACATTACATACAGTAGGACTTCAATAGTCTTGAGCAAATGAGACCAATCGGATTTTATATTATAGTCAAAAAATATCTTGTTTTGTGTAATTTccttttgattattgaattcaGTATAGCTGCATGCCACATTTTTAAATCCAAGGCCAAATTCAAACAGAGCTGACGTTGAAGCATGGTGTATGAAGTGCACATTAGACGGGTAGGACAGTGGCATGAAAGTggtaattaatatattttcaggTTGTCTTCTATTCCAGTCAACAGGTTTTTTGTACGTTCTTATTTCAAACAAGTCGAAAGGAAATTGTGTGCCTGCTCTTGTACACCACAAAGACGCAAATAATGTGCTCTTCTGTGAACATTAAACCATTTGGTTACATAGAAGAGATGCGCAAAGGACAAAGTCCGCACCACGTCTCTGCCCGACGTCCGTTCTGTGTGAGTTGGCCCAATGCTCAATCAAAAAATGTATGGATACATCAATACGCGGTAGCTTTCACATGGAGCTACATAGCTGAGCTACTGAGAAATGTATCATGTAAATGCATCATATAAATGTAATTGATGAAATGCATGCCACTTATTGAAATATAATGTTTTATAATTACAATGgatatcaaaatacaatatgaaGCTACAAAGCACTGTAGAATGTAGATAATCAATATACTAAAATTAACATTTTCCCATAAATACTGATCAATAGAATGGTCTACAGTAGACTtagttgatttttcaaaatataataatatttaatttatagaataataattcattaaactaATATCAAAAGTGCTATTGAATTCTAAATAATCGTTCCTACTGATATAAAATTTGGTTGGAGTGCATGAATAATGAGTTATTATACTGCTAAAATAACTCAAATTTTAATAAAGACAAAtttaaattaagaaaaaaatttccgttgaaatatttttcttaaaaataatttttagaacTCATTTCAAATCAATACCGATAATTTCTGAAACAGCTTTCTATATGTATGAAAAGAGACTATCCGTTTGACAGTAACAGAGTAACAAAGTTATCTTccacaatgaataaataaatttatttaagaGTGAAATTGTAACTCACCAATATTTATAACGAAAGAAGTGATTGTAGTGGGGCCCATGGTATTCATCAACAGTCTTCTATTATCTTTGGACCAAGAGCGAGTTGGGATGGCACTACAAAAAATGCCTCGGAATTTGAGCGGATCTACACCATCCAACTTATCAGCAATAATATCCAACACAACGCCGGACTAGGTGAACAGAAagagaacaataattatcaaactcTGATCTCAATAAGTTGAAGTAATAAGAATACTTGGTATTGATTTGTACAAAAGcacataacacattataactgtTGTTTTGGCATTATagttaattataaaatttgagagAAGATCAGTTTTATGATGAACCTATTGCTataatatgatttgtgattctatTATTAGATGaatacattttcaatgtcaAGTATTCATTGAGATGTAGATTTTGGATAAAGATTAAAGAGTATTAGAGTAAAGAGTATTGAGTATTGATTGAGATATTCAAGCTTCAAGATATTTGAAACTGATAAagataaagaataaagagtaCTAAGTTGAGTATTGATTGAGATTTGAGCATTAAGATATTTGAAACTAGGGTACTTATATTTGTTTTATAAGGACGAAATTCCGTATTTTATCGCTATATTTGTATAGATTTTATCACTTATTCGTATCTCTATTCCTTCTGTAAGTTCTTTTGTAATTTTTAGAGTCGTACTGCACTGAGTTATGAAATAGTTATACACTGAATACCTTGCCAGTAGCCCACTCATACTTGATGAGTCTCTGAGCGCCGTTGTGCGGTCCTCCAACCTTCCTCTCCAACCACAACAGGTACTTGCCATCGGGGGAGAATCTGGGAGAGCGAACGGAAAGACCCTCACTTGTTAATAACTCTAGAAGCAAATGAGAATTTaagttataacatttttatttttagagtGATTGTGTACAAGTCACCACACGTTCGCAGCCTGCGAaagtgtgaacactcccataaataaataataatttttctgttcaaaaGCCTTAGCTTATACAAATTGGTTGAACATTCACGTCAATCAAGAAGTAAAAATGGGAaactcccataagaaccaaatttattatttttccgcATATCGTGTTTATGGTGTCGCATAAATGAAACCCTACCTCAAGGTAGATTTCACAACAAGCTTGGAATCACTTTTGGTGGTTGGGAACCCTCCTGAAACGTTTTAGGTCCATATCATTTAGCCATTTATTAAGCTCTGGGTAAAAACATcaagtattttttatgatttggTTTTTCAGGTTTTCTTTGTTACATTTTTATCTGTTGTGATCTGTTTATAGTCAATatattttaatcaataattatttataatgtcATTTTTAATACGCAATTCTtcctaaatttttattgtatgtaagtTACCGttgaaatgtgaataaaaaCTGAAGGgctttagtgaggtccaatGTGTATAATGGCATTATctgattaacaatggtgttgctatccttgtctatcattcgacaaagcagatagcgctattcttttctagctccgcagtgTTACCAGATCATgtttgaacaataaaaaaatataatattgattaacaaaatatttaatctcaattatgaaaatttattattaaataattgaaaaatattttttcttgacgaataaattataattgatcatttttaacatgaatcaacattttatttcatcagatatatcggtatcagctatcttctatagaagacagacaacgctgttctcctatctttctccactgccattataacgtagacctcactatagtcaaccTTACgcaaaaaatattaaggaaaaacttaatgtgataatattattaatctattGTGATGATTTTATACAGAATTAATGTATGTATATCGGTGGAATATGAATAGAATGTGATACTTTATAGGGATATGTATAGGATATAATGTATTGGGATGAATATCCATGCCAGTCTTGTCAAACTGGCGCAAAACATATGGAGAAAAAGGAACTCACTGAAAGTTCCCTCAGCAAGATGAAACACATAGCTAGAACGGTTGGTACAAGCGTACAGTCCAAGTCGCCTTGGCTCGTGGTCCCACACAATGCCCACAATGGAGCCATCGGGAGCCCACAGCGCTTGGGCCGGTGAGAAGTTGTCGGGAATTCCTTCCAGCATGCTCACTATCTGCCCGTTCTCTGATTGGACGTTGAACACTGCCAGCGCGGGCCGATGCTTACCAACCATTTGTTCGCCCCAGTCCTCCTTGTAAAGGTACTCTTCACCCTGCAACAAAATCACACAATGTTAAGACTGAAACATCAAACTCGTATTCCCAAAAATATAACCCAGCAATCACCCCCCCCCCTTAAATACTAAATGCGTAAGTCAGATTTTcgaaaatactaaaaaaataaGGGAGTTTTCGATACTTTTATTCTGTATATTTTCATAGTACTAAGGTCAATATAATGAGGTCCAtattatgatgatattatttgattaacattggtgttgctatcctcgcCCATCATTCGATatagcagatagcactatccttttctagctatGCAACGTTGTCAGGtcgtttttcaacaaatataattaattaacaaaatattcaatcacaatcatgaacatttattatttaaacattgagaaatatattttctcaatttattattttaaacaagaataaacaattaaaataGCATCACATTTATACAGGTTTCAGCTGCTATTTTATTgtatcttttctgtatagggctacttgtaatataaatagaaataaaaatatcagtaccctttttttgaattattttatcacaacatgtttcaacatccatgccattttcaagtgatatgaaaaaagggaaaaaatataaataaaaatctcagtacccttttttttgtttcatatcacttgaaaatggcatgaatgttgaaacatgtgataaaataatttaaaaaaaagggtactgagatttttatttctatttacagGTATTAGCTACCTTCTATAGGAGGCAGTGAAAGAAAGTCGGCAgctctgttctcctatctttctccactaccgttataacgtgaacctcattaTAGAGCTTTGTGTAAGTTAGCGTCTACGATGTCTTTGCACCCACTTTCTTGCAGTTTGTATCGAAATGGAAACAATAGGTGAAACATTGTAGAAATCGCTCAACGTCCTGGCACAGCTCGCTGTATCGTTATAATATTGCTAAATGCCAGAATGTTAACTAGGTTTAATGAGTATGAAAATATGTGAATCAAGTGGGAATTTCATAGTCTGACCATCTAGCAATTTGTATCCTATCCATGAACCAAGTCCAGTATTTTACTTATTATTAGTAgtaatttgttcaattttaaactTATCCTTCtcattttgtttattttgattcaaaattacCTTTTTAGGTTTCTTATCTCCAGATGAAGCTTTGGACGCAGAGTCCTGTGCTGAGCGTTTGTAAAACGGCTCGGACTTCGGTATTTTTGTTTCTGCTATGTAGAGAATTGAATCCTCTTTCGGCGACCAGTCGAAACTTTTGAACTCAACtgaaaacattaaaataattcaGAGTCGAATAAATGATGTTCAGTAGTTATAGTTCGTATTTATTCAATGCAAACTGGCAAGAAGAAACCAAAATTCATAACATAAGTCTAAACAACAATAACATAAAAAAATGAGCTTTAAAAAACTGGAATGGCATAACAACAGTAACTAGTTATTTGAATGATCAAGTGAGTGTTACAATTATTTTCCAATACGATTGTCTACCACAATCCCAGCTGCAGCTACACAGAGGGTttcagaaaattgaaattgtggAAAATTACGGTTAGTACGAACCATCAAAGTAGACATCTCCATGAACATCAAGAGCCTCTAGATCAGTGGCTGAAATTCTGTTAGATTTTCCCCAAATTTCCATGAACTGCTTTTTGGTTTGGCTGTTGGCACTGGGCGGTACATCCTTTAGAACAGCACGATATTTTCCAGTCGGTGAGAACTTCGATGAAAGCctgaaaattaattaaataaaaaactaaaGCAACATCAAGTCTGGACGAACTAGGTTTGTCATAATTAGTTATGTAACAGCAGTGGAAAGGGGTCAAGTACCTACTTTACAGTCATAACATCTAACCATCAAGTTATAACTTGTCGAACTTGACAGAGAATACATTCAACGAGAATATATTTTGTCGAACTTAATGACAGAGAATACATTTAACGTGAAAATATTCTTACTTCATCAAAAATTAGTTATGTATCAAGTACAGTGATGTGacagttttaatattttttcggTCACTGATTGATGCGATTACCAGAAATAGAAATTGCTTTATTGACATAAGACACTTTTTAACAAATGCATGGTCAACGTCATATACACACAAAATTTCAAGCATAAAAACAACACAATTCTACAATATAAAGTcagttacaaaataaaattcgGTTAGTTATAAAATTCGGCCACTGTATAAATATGCAGCATTATTGCTGCAGGATAAATTTAACAATCAATCAAGAATCTTCTTCATTCCACAATACAGTAagtataaaaatgataaataatatagaatatgaAATACACATAATTAAGTACTTAGATCAGGGTTTCATATTATAGATTACGGA
This genomic interval carries:
- the LOC111047695 gene encoding acylamino-acid-releasing enzyme isoform X4: MLAIRRRRMNRIKRKMDKATKTFRTVARVPSLASAQVLREPSTDEEVGPIRDNLLVSSLWSQICHESNKTIWYRMQHIVNPTTRQVSSLMPQDCSSELSSKFSPTGKYRAVLKDVPPSANSQTKKQFMEIWGKSNRISATDLEALDVHGDVYFDVEFKSFDWSPKEDSILYIAETKIPKSEPFYKRSAQDSASKASSGDKKPKKGEEYLYKEDWGEQMVGKHRPALAVFNVQSENGQIVSMLEGIPDNFSPAQALWAPDGSIVGIVWDHEPRRLGLYACTNRSSYVFHLAEGTFKLLTSEGLSVRSPRFSPDGKYLLWLERKVGGPHNGAQRLIKYEWATGKSGVVLDIIADKLDGVDPLKFRGIFCSAIPTRSWSKDNRRLLMNTMGPTTITSFVINIESGKVTVLNSSTDYSLSVLDVYDDYVLCAKSSPKHPKTLVFAKLPEEGNEKNIDWVYLTEYEVLPGLEKLEYGVHYTQASYDGDNGFKDLNAIYLKPDVSDGSTLPVIIWPHGGPHGNFVNAFNNDAAVFSLLGFGVIMVNYRGSTGMGEDCVNYLLGKIGDADVKDCQQIAEELCSMETLKFDSKRKVLFGGSHGGFLSAHLIGQYPESFRCAVLLNPVTDVMSMSSVTDIPDCWNT
- the LOC111047695 gene encoding acylamino-acid-releasing enzyme isoform X1, yielding MLAIRRRRMNRIKRKMDKATKTFRTVARVPSLASAQVLREPSTDEEVGPIRDNLLVSSLWSQICHESNKTIWYRMQHIVNPTTRQVSSLMPQDCSSELSSKFSPTGKYRAVLKDVPPSANSQTKKQFMEIWGKSNRISATDLEALDVHGDVYFDVEFKSFDWSPKEDSILYIAETKIPKSEPFYKRSAQDSASKASSGDKKPKKGEEYLYKEDWGEQMVGKHRPALAVFNVQSENGQIVSMLEGIPDNFSPAQALWAPDGSIVGIVWDHEPRRLGLYACTNRSSYVFHLAEGTFKLLTSEGLSVRSPRFSPDGKYLLWLERKVGGPHNGAQRLIKYEWATGKSGVVLDIIADKLDGVDPLKFRGIFCSAIPTRSWSKDNRRLLMNTMGPTTITSFVINIESGKVTVLNSSTDYSLSVLDVYDDYVLCAKSSPKHPKTLVFAKLPEEGNEKNIDWVYLTEYEVLPGLEKLEYGVHYTQASYDGDNGFKDLNAIYLKPDVSDGSTLPVIIWPHGGPHGNFVNAFNNDAAVFSLLGFGVIMVNYRGSTGMGEDCVNYLLGKIGDADVKDCQQIAEELCSMETLKFDSKRKVLFGGSHGGFLSAHLIGQYPESFRCAVLLNPVTDVMSMSSVTDIPDWVPTKPRVYAILLSMWYL
- the LOC111047695 gene encoding acylamino-acid-releasing enzyme isoform X7 encodes the protein MLAIRRRRMNRIKRKMDKATKTFRTVARVPSLASAQVLREPSTDEEVGPIRDNLLVSSLWSQICHESNKTIWYRMQHIVNPTTRQVSSLMPQDCSSELSSKFSPTGKYRAVLKDVPPSANSQTKKQFMEIWGKSNRISATDLEALDVHGDVYFDVEFKSFDWSPKEDSILYIAETKIPKSEPFYKRSAQDSASKASSGDKKPKKGEEYLYKEDWGEQMVGKHRPALAVFNVQSENGQIVSMLEGIPDNFSPAQALWAPDGSIVGIVWDHEPRRLGLYACTNRSSYVFHLAEGTFKLLTSEGLSVRSPRFSPDGKYLLWLERKVGGPHNGAQRLIKYEWATGKSGVVLDIIADKLDGVDPLKFRGIFCSAIPTRSWSKDNRRLLMNTMGPTTITSFVINIESGKVTVLNSSTDYSLSVLDVYDDYVLCAKSSPKHPKTLVFAKLPEEGNEKNIDWVYLTEYEVLPGLEKLEYGVHYTQASYDGDNGFKDLNAIYLKPDVSDGSTLPVIIWPHGGPHGNFVNAFNNDAAVFSLLGFGVIMVNYRGSTGMGEDCVNYLLGKIGDADVKDCQQIAEELCSMETLKFDSKRKVLFGGSHGGFLSAHLIGQYPLEYIVAVIKNPVTEISSKVFASDHPGS